From Chryseotalea sp. WA131a:
TTCTTGTACCGTTCCTGTTTTCGTTTCTTCATAGAGCTTGGTCAACTCGCGCGAAACAGAGACCATTCGTTCACCACCAAAAAATTCTACGATTTGTTCCAATGCTTTTACCAACCGATGGGGCGACTCATATAAAATAATCGTGCGGTCTTCCTCTGCTAATTTTTTTAATAGTGTTTGTCTGCCTTTTTTGTGAGGAAGAAATCCCTCAAATACAAAGCGGTCGGTGGGAAAACCTGAGTTGACCAAAGCAGGTATCAATGCCGTGGCACCCGGTAAACTCTCTACCTTCAACCCCGACTTCAAACATTCGCGCACCAAAAGAAATCCTGGGTCGGAAATGCCGGGCGTGCCTGCATCGGTTATCAGTGCCATGGTTTCACTATCCTGCATTCTTTTGATTAGGCCGCCTAATGTTTTGTGTTCATTAAAAATATGAAAACTCTGTAACGGTTTAGCGATTTCGTAGTGTTTAAGTAGTGTGCCTGAAGTGCGGGTGTCCTCAGCTAAAATCACATTCACCGATTTCAAAACTTCCAACCCGCGCAGCGTGATGTCACCCAAATTGCCGATGGGGGTAGGAACGAGATAGAGAGAAGTTTTTGACACCGAATTAATTTGAAAATTAATTAATTTGAAAATTTGAAGATGTGATAATTTGAAAATAGTAACGCCTTACATTTTAACTTCATCGATGGCTTTGGCCAATGCATGGTCTTTGTCTGTAACAATATCTCCTGCATCATGAGTGTTTAGTTCAATGGTAACCGTATTGTAAACATTCGTCCAAAATGGGTGGTGATTTTGTTTCTCGGCTAGCAGGGCAACTTTCGTCATAAAGCCAAAGGCTTCTACAAAATTGCTGAACTTGAAAGTTTTGATGAGACGGTTGTTTTCTTCTTTCCACATATAAATCCTTGAATTTAATTTCGAAGGTAAGTAAAATTCAATTTATCGATTGTTCTTAATAATACCTTTCACAAAAAAGCTGTAAATTGAAAATTAATTGTACTTTATGAAAGGGGTTAATTATATAACAGATCAAAACCATAAGCGAAAAGCTGTTGTCATCGACTTGAAAACAATTCAAGAGGATGAAGAATCGATCCATGAACTTATCGATACATTATCGGTAGAATCCAGAAAGAACGATGAATTGATTGATTGGGAATTGGCCAAAAAGCAACTAAAAAAAGCTGGTAGATTGTGAGCTACCAACTTAAAATTCGAAAGCAGGATTTGAAGGAACTTTGTTGAGTTGCCCAAGCAAGCGAGTATAAAATTAACGCAGGCCATCGATTCATTGGCAAATAACCCAAGGCCTATTGGGTGTAAAAAATTGAAAGGAGAGAAGGAGTATTTATGGAGAATCAGAGTGGGAGATTATAGGGTGATCTATCAAATTGAAGATGTTGTGAAGATTGTGGAGATTCGTAAAATCGGAAACAGGAAAGATATCTACTAGAGACCAGCTATAATGCAATTATCCCCTCAATCTTAGCTGCCGCTATATACACATCAAGCACGGCATCGGTGGAGGGCATCATCATCTGCACGGTAATGCTGGTGTAATTTCCGTTTTTAGAAGCACGTTGTGTATGATCATGATTAGGAAACAAGTCAATGACTTCATGCTCTTTTCCTTTCGGTACAATAAACTTAAACGTGTACAATTCAGGCCACGCGTGGTGCTGGTCTAATTTTTCCCTCAACGATTTTGTCCACTCAGGATACATACCGGTTAGAAATAGAAAAGTCTTGCTAACGTGATTGTCAACAAGACTTTTATTGGAGTTTTATTGACTAAAAAAACTTATAACGCTGGTCTTCGATTTTAGCTGCCTCTTTGATGGCTTGCGCAATACCGAAGCTAGATTTTCCATTCAAGCCTTGGAGCAATTGATTTTTGAACATGGTATAATCGCCAATTTCAGGTGCAATGGTTTTATTTTGTGTCTCTACAATCAATACACCGTTCTCACCTGCAAATGGTTTGCTACGCTTTCCGCTTTCTAA
This genomic window contains:
- the rsmI gene encoding 16S rRNA (cytidine(1402)-2'-O)-methyltransferase; the encoded protein is MNSVSKTSLYLVPTPIGNLGDITLRGLEVLKSVNVILAEDTRTSGTLLKHYEIAKPLQSFHIFNEHKTLGGLIKRMQDSETMALITDAGTPGISDPGFLLVRECLKSGLKVESLPGATALIPALVNSGFPTDRFVFEGFLPHKKGRQTLLKKLAEEDRTIILYESPHRLVKALEQIVEFFGGERMVSVSRELTKLYEETKTGTVQEVLEHFKSKEAKGEIVIVIDGKKE
- a CDS encoding 4a-hydroxytetrahydrobiopterin dehydratase, which gives rise to MWKEENNRLIKTFKFSNFVEAFGFMTKVALLAEKQNHHPFWTNVYNTVTIELNTHDAGDIVTDKDHALAKAIDEVKM
- a CDS encoding type II toxin-antitoxin system RelE/ParE family toxin, encoding MPKQASIKLTQAIDSLANNPRPIGCKKLKGEKEYLWRIRVGDYRVIYQIEDVVKIVEIRKIGNRKDIY
- a CDS encoding DUF493 family protein — translated: MYPEWTKSLREKLDQHHAWPELYTFKFIVPKGKEHEVIDLFPNHDHTQRASKNGNYTSITVQMMMPSTDAVLDVYIAAAKIEGIIAL